The Clostridium sporogenes genome contains a region encoding:
- a CDS encoding H-type small acid-soluble spore protein gives MESKRAKQIIDSKKYIPVYYKNTPVHIEKVDNKENIAHIKSLNTDKEIVVNVKTLSECNKLNN, from the coding sequence ATGGAATCTAAACGAGCTAAACAAATAATAGACTCTAAAAAATATATTCCTGTTTATTATAAAAATACACCGGTTCATATAGAAAAAGTAGACAATAAAGAAAATATAGCTCATATTAAAAGTTTAAATACAGATAAAGAAATAGTTGTTAATGTAAAAACTCTTAGTGAATGTAACAAATTAAATAACTAA
- a CDS encoding dUTP diphosphatase produces the protein MDNKANVYIKFGENGKIPSYGSLNAAGCDLYATKYMEIKPGEIKVMPLNFVMAMDENLEAQIRPRSGLSLKTNLRVPNSPGTIDSDYRDTVGVILENTYDIANLPYDIVKDPNVLKVLKEKYKEISLIDYLNSKEDINLDTSNSLSILKQKIYLDEKGNPYGTIYINKGERIAQMVFKEYKRANFIEYENPQEIGENRGGGFGHTGVK, from the coding sequence ATGGACAATAAAGCTAATGTTTATATAAAGTTTGGAGAGAATGGTAAAATACCAAGTTATGGATCTTTAAATGCTGCAGGGTGTGATTTATATGCTACAAAGTATATGGAGATAAAACCAGGAGAAATAAAAGTTATGCCCTTGAATTTTGTTATGGCTATGGATGAAAACTTGGAAGCACAAATAAGACCAAGAAGTGGATTATCCTTAAAAACTAATTTAAGAGTTCCTAATAGTCCAGGAACTATAGATAGTGATTATAGAGACACAGTAGGAGTTATATTGGAAAATACATATGATATAGCTAATTTGCCCTATGATATAGTAAAAGATCCTAATGTATTAAAAGTTTTAAAAGAAAAATATAAAGAAATATCTTTAATTGATTATTTAAATAGTAAAGAAGATATAAATTTAGATACTAGTAATTCTTTAAGTATATTGAAGCAAAAGATATACTTAGATGAAAAAGGAAATCCATACGGAACTATATATATAAATAAAGGTGAGAGAATAGCTCAGATGGTATTCAAAGAATATAAAAGAGCTAATTTTATAGAATACGAAAATCCTCAAGAAATAGGAGAAAATAGAGGCGGAGGATTTGGACATACAGGAGTAAAATAA